In Anaerolineae bacterium, a genomic segment contains:
- a CDS encoding amino acid decarboxylase — MRAKIRALQNQARPLEPDAAERANLLAGVGQYAESFLENLAQAPAYAILADGGRGLYDSPITDEPIELDTALNLLQHNVDQVGINPASPGAFGYIPGGGLYFAALGDYLAAVTNRYAGLFFASPGAVRMEQMLLAWLAGEVGYPANAAGTLTSGGSIANLAGIVTAREVHDLKAKDFDRSVVYLSRQTHHSVDKALRLAGLRECVKRYIPLDRQYRMRAEVLAETILSDKKAGLHPWLIIASAGTTDVGAVDPLPDIADIAHTHQLWLHTDGAYGGIFTLCAEGKEVLPGLEKADSLVIDPHKGLFLPYGTGAILVKNGQQLHQAHYYQDAPYMQDAETAPAEIISPADLSPELTRHFRGLRLWLALKLAGVAPFRAVLAEKILLARYFHEQVQTLTGFEVGPYPDLSIATYRYLPPRGNANVFNQKLAQAVQNDGRVFVSSTMLDGKFILRLAVLCFRSHLDEVDRVLEVLQEKVEELKK, encoded by the coding sequence ATGCGCGCCAAAATCAGAGCGCTCCAAAATCAGGCCCGGCCTCTGGAACCGGATGCGGCCGAACGCGCCAATTTATTGGCCGGGGTTGGCCAATACGCGGAGAGTTTTTTGGAAAATCTGGCCCAGGCCCCGGCTTACGCGATTTTGGCCGATGGGGGCAGGGGGTTGTACGATTCGCCCATTACGGACGAACCAATTGAGCTGGACACAGCCCTGAACCTCCTGCAACACAATGTGGACCAGGTGGGCATCAATCCGGCCTCGCCCGGGGCTTTTGGTTACATCCCCGGGGGAGGTCTCTATTTTGCGGCTTTGGGGGATTATTTGGCGGCAGTGACCAATCGTTACGCCGGCTTGTTTTTTGCTTCGCCGGGGGCGGTGCGGATGGAACAAATGCTATTGGCCTGGCTGGCCGGTGAAGTGGGCTATCCGGCCAATGCTGCCGGCACTTTAACTTCCGGGGGAAGCATTGCCAACCTGGCCGGGATTGTCACGGCCAGGGAAGTCCATGATTTAAAAGCCAAAGATTTTGACCGGTCGGTGGTGTATTTATCCCGGCAAACTCACCATTCGGTAGATAAGGCGCTGCGCCTGGCCGGGTTAAGGGAGTGTGTCAAACGGTATATTCCGCTGGACCGGCAGTACCGCATGCGGGCCGAGGTTTTAGCCGAAACAATTTTGAGCGATAAAAAGGCCGGGTTGCATCCCTGGCTAATCATTGCCTCGGCCGGCACTACCGACGTGGGCGCGGTTGACCCCTTGCCGGATATTGCCGACATCGCCCACACGCACCAGCTCTGGTTGCATACCGATGGCGCGTATGGCGGCATTTTTACCCTGTGTGCAGAAGGCAAAGAAGTTTTGCCCGGCCTGGAAAAAGCCGATTCCTTGGTTATTGATCCGCACAAAGGACTATTTCTGCCCTACGGCACCGGGGCCATTTTGGTAAAGAACGGCCAACAACTCCACCAGGCCCATTATTACCAGGATGCGCCCTATATGCAAGATGCCGAGACTGCGCCGGCTGAAATCATCTCCCCGGCGGACCTGTCGCCGGAGTTGACCCGGCATTTTAGGGGATTACGGCTGTGGCTGGCCCTGAAGCTGGCGGGCGTGGCTCCTTTCCGGGCGGTTTTGGCTGAGAAAATACTGCTGGCGCGTTATTTTCATGAACAGGTGCAAACGCTGACCGGCTTTGAGGTTGGCCCTTATCCCGACCTTTCCATTGCCACGTATCGCTACCTCCCGCCCCGCGGCAACGCCAATGTTTTTAACCAAAAATTGGCCCAGGCGGTGCAAAACGACGGCCGGGTTTTTGTTTCTTCCACCATGCTCGATGGCAAATTCATCCTGCGGCTGGCCGTGTTATGTTTTCGCTCTCACCTGGATGAAGTTGACCGGGTGCTGGAAGTATTGCAGGAAAAAGTGGAGGAATTAAAAAAATGA
- a CDS encoding tetratricopeptide repeat protein, which translates to MTAFAYNKVRALLAYLAVEAEHFHRRETLATLFWPDQTPKLARQNLRQSLATLRRAINDQNVSPPFLLIDGDTVQFNCSNQTWLDVADFRTHLEADGHVHPYPDIESCQSCIQHMAQAVALYKGEFLADLLLGDSVEFETWAIACRERFHIQALTALYHLTRHHLRRGEYNQAQTYALQQMELDPYREEAHRQLMRILACTGQRGAALTQYETCCRILSEELGAEPSRQTQALYKRIRSAGTRCPHNLPPQLTSLIGREGELQYLAEHLANPNCRLLILTGLGGIGKTRLALQSAQEHIGIFLHGVYFVPLAALSSSEFLASTIADALGLSFSGEEDPQTQLVNYLREKEILLVLDSFEHLLASPVTEKAGLDLLLEILKIAPEVKIMVTSRQRLNLQAEWVFKVQGLAFPQKNFEKGNFHQASIESYSAVQLFFKRARRVEREFSLSGATTATVGRICQLAEGMPLAIELAAASVATLSCEQIAAQIESSLDTLTTTMRDVPERHRSVRAVFKHSWQLLAEAEQRVFRKLTIFRGGFTAQAARQVAQATPEVLSNLINKSLLQQDASGRYGIHELLRQFAAEELNNYPAEKETALERRCTYYADFLHQRAAPLNINFHPEILAEIGVEIENIRAAWQWAVTQAKLEAVEPCLESLYQFYWARNWFHEGKQVFAQAEEVALAAGQNDSLLLAKIWTRQAEFESWLAHYDGAKIRLKNSIRVCRTLQEQDELALALQLLGRVHYWQGEHVPAKERFEESLTLYRQTDNKAGMALSLNNLANTIGDLSADYDQAQSLYQESLALAREIDDRFGIARALINQGAVAQEIGNYPEAQQLYRESLEVYQKIGYRYGQSAALNYLGQVTSLLGEHVAAKTFLQQSFDLSQETGDHRSMADCLKQLGNVACRMDAYPEAKEYFAEALNLVMEIQADQMALDILIGVANLFQQQGKQESALELLAFVIHQSQGSQERKNRAQALVPKCEAGLSPPVITRCRERGESQILAEIVAAVLAE; encoded by the coding sequence GTGACCGCTTTTGCCTACAATAAAGTGCGGGCCTTGCTGGCTTATTTGGCAGTGGAAGCCGAGCATTTTCACCGGCGCGAAACCCTGGCTACGCTATTTTGGCCCGACCAAACCCCCAAACTGGCCCGGCAAAATCTGCGCCAATCGCTAGCAACCCTGCGCCGGGCTATCAATGATCAAAACGTTTCGCCCCCATTTTTACTGATTGATGGCGATACGGTCCAATTCAACTGTTCTAACCAGACCTGGCTGGATGTGGCCGACTTCCGGACGCATCTGGAGGCTGACGGCCATGTTCATCCCTATCCCGACATCGAAAGCTGTCAAAGCTGTATCCAACACATGGCACAAGCCGTCGCCTTATACAAGGGTGAATTTCTGGCCGACCTGCTCTTGGGCGACAGCGTCGAGTTTGAAACCTGGGCGATTGCCTGCCGGGAACGATTCCACATCCAGGCCCTAACCGCGCTCTATCACCTTACCCGCCATCACCTGCGCCGGGGCGAGTATAACCAGGCCCAAACCTACGCCCTCCAACAGATGGAGCTGGACCCCTACCGGGAAGAAGCTCACCGGCAGTTGATGCGGATTTTGGCCTGCACCGGTCAGCGCGGCGCGGCGCTGACCCAATACGAAACTTGCTGCCGCATTTTAAGCGAAGAATTGGGCGCGGAACCCTCGCGGCAAACCCAGGCTTTATACAAGCGCATCCGCTCTGCCGGAACAAGGTGCCCCCACAATTTACCGCCGCAACTCACCTCGCTGATTGGCCGGGAGGGGGAACTACAATACCTGGCCGAACATCTGGCCAACCCCAACTGCCGCCTGCTGATCCTGACCGGCCTGGGCGGCATTGGCAAAACTCGCCTGGCTCTCCAGTCGGCCCAAGAACACATTGGGATTTTTCTGCACGGCGTTTACTTTGTCCCGCTGGCTGCGCTGAGTTCGAGCGAGTTTCTGGCCTCGACCATTGCCGACGCCCTGGGTTTATCTTTTTCCGGTGAAGAAGACCCGCAAACCCAACTTGTGAATTATTTGCGAGAGAAAGAGATATTGCTGGTGTTGGATAGTTTTGAACACCTGCTGGCTTCCCCGGTAACAGAAAAGGCAGGGCTAGATTTACTGCTGGAAATCCTCAAAATCGCGCCAGAGGTAAAAATAATGGTGACATCCCGGCAACGCCTGAATCTTCAGGCCGAGTGGGTTTTTAAAGTACAGGGGCTGGCATTCCCCCAAAAGAACTTTGAAAAAGGCAACTTTCATCAAGCAAGCATCGAAAGTTACAGCGCGGTGCAACTCTTTTTCAAGCGCGCCCGTCGCGTCGAGCGCGAATTTTCACTTTCAGGCGCAACCACAGCCACGGTGGGTCGTATTTGTCAACTGGCGGAGGGGATGCCGCTGGCAATTGAACTGGCTGCCGCTTCGGTAGCAACCTTATCGTGCGAGCAAATTGCCGCCCAGATCGAAAGCAGTCTTGACACCCTGACCACGACCATGCGCGACGTGCCCGAACGCCATCGCAGCGTGCGAGCGGTTTTCAAACACTCCTGGCAGTTGCTTGCCGAAGCGGAACAGCGTGTTTTTCGAAAGCTAACCATCTTTCGCGGCGGTTTTACCGCCCAGGCAGCCCGGCAGGTGGCCCAGGCCACCCCGGAGGTTTTGTCCAACCTGATTAATAAATCTCTATTGCAACAGGATGCCTCAGGACGGTACGGCATCCACGAGTTATTGAGACAATTCGCTGCCGAAGAACTCAACAATTATCCTGCGGAAAAAGAAACAGCTCTTGAACGCCGTTGTACATATTATGCCGACTTTCTACACCAAAGAGCCGCACCCCTGAATATAAACTTTCATCCAGAAATTCTGGCAGAAATTGGGGTCGAGATCGAGAATATCCGGGCCGCCTGGCAGTGGGCTGTGACCCAGGCAAAACTCGAAGCCGTTGAGCCTTGCCTGGAAAGCCTCTATCAATTCTACTGGGCGCGAAACTGGTTTCACGAGGGCAAACAAGTATTTGCGCAAGCCGAGGAAGTAGCCCTGGCGGCGGGTCAAAATGATAGCCTGCTTCTGGCCAAGATTTGGACGCGACAGGCTGAGTTCGAGAGCTGGCTGGCTCACTATGACGGGGCCAAGATACGGTTAAAAAATAGTATCCGGGTTTGCCGGACACTTCAAGAGCAGGATGAACTGGCTTTGGCCCTTCAATTGCTGGGCCGGGTTCACTATTGGCAGGGTGAACACGTACCGGCCAAAGAACGCTTTGAGGAGAGCCTGACGCTTTACCGCCAGACAGACAACAAGGCCGGGATGGCCCTGAGCCTTAACAATTTGGCCAATACCATCGGTGACCTATCAGCCGATTATGACCAGGCCCAATCTCTTTATCAAGAAAGTTTGGCTCTTGCCCGGGAAATTGACGACCGGTTTGGTATCGCCCGGGCGCTGATCAACCAAGGGGCAGTAGCTCAAGAAATAGGAAACTATCCAGAGGCGCAACAACTCTACCGGGAAAGTCTGGAGGTTTATCAAAAAATTGGTTACCGGTATGGGCAGTCGGCTGCGCTCAACTATCTGGGGCAGGTTACCAGCTTATTGGGTGAGCATGTCGCGGCCAAAACATTTCTACAGCAAAGCTTTGACCTGAGCCAGGAAACGGGCGACCACCGCTCAATGGCAGATTGCCTGAAACAGTTAGGCAATGTAGCCTGCCGCATGGACGCCTACCCGGAAGCAAAAGAATATTTTGCCGAAGCCTTAAACCTGGTTATGGAAATACAAGCGGATCAGATGGCACTGGATATTTTGATAGGGGTGGCGAACCTTTTCCAACAACAGGGCAAACAGGAAAGCGCCTTGGAGTTGCTGGCCTTCGTTATTCATCAATCGCAAGGTAGCCAGGAACGTAAAAATCGCGCCCAAGCTCTTGTGCCCAAATGTGAGGCGGGGCTTTCACCGCCAGTGATAACACGATGCCGAGAACGCGGGGAAAGCCAAATCCTGGCCGAAATCGTGGCGGCGGTCCTGGCTGAATGA
- a CDS encoding phosphatidylcholine synthase has product MTSDFSITWHHRILAWLAHLFTASGAVFGLLALDALHRQKWGLAFWLMGFAIIVDSADGVLARLVRVKTVLPHIDGSLLDNLLDYLNYVMVPAFFLLLSDLLPANWRLVGAGVIVLVSAFQFSQTEAKTDDHFFKGFPSYWNIVVFYLFLWQLPPPANLAIILLLAVLVFVPIKYAYPSRPDYLARSRWLRGAFVLATILWGIAAAALLWFHPATSRFWVIYSIGYFVFYVLLSIYRTLVPLEKE; this is encoded by the coding sequence ATGACCAGTGACTTCTCGATCACCTGGCACCACCGCATTTTGGCCTGGCTGGCGCATCTCTTTACGGCCAGCGGGGCCGTGTTTGGCCTGTTGGCCCTGGATGCTCTTCATCGGCAGAAATGGGGCCTGGCTTTTTGGTTAATGGGTTTTGCCATTATTGTGGATTCGGCGGACGGCGTGCTGGCCCGGTTGGTTCGGGTAAAAACAGTATTGCCCCATATTGACGGCTCGCTTTTGGACAATTTGCTGGACTATCTTAACTACGTGATGGTGCCGGCCTTTTTTTTATTGCTCAGTGATCTGCTTCCGGCCAACTGGAGGCTGGTGGGAGCCGGGGTTATTGTGCTGGTCTCGGCGTTTCAATTCAGCCAAACCGAGGCCAAAACCGACGACCACTTTTTTAAGGGTTTCCCCAGTTATTGGAATATTGTGGTTTTTTACCTGTTTCTGTGGCAGTTGCCGCCGCCGGCCAACCTGGCGATCATCCTCTTGTTGGCTGTGCTGGTTTTTGTGCCTATTAAGTATGCCTATCCCTCCCGGCCCGATTACCTGGCCCGCAGTCGCTGGCTGCGGGGCGCTTTTGTGCTGGCCACTATTCTGTGGGGGATAGCCGCCGCCGCGCTCCTGTGGTTTCATCCGGCAACCAGCCGGTTTTGGGTGATTTACTCTATTGGCTATTTCGTTTTTTACGTCCTGTTGAGCATATACCGCACCCTTGTGCCTTTGGAAAAGGAGTAG
- a CDS encoding cation-translocating P-type ATPase, translated as MNQKLQLHLTGLDCADCALKLEKSVANLDGVVYCRVNFGTAKMKVEGQVDRETVVKQVQALGYGVAAPEAFSRPRSKSRLWFNLLHRPRNMLTLVGAVFILLAFLAQGVSGGGVVSFAFFLVGGLFGLYFPAKTGWAALRSGQGLDMNILMTLAAIGAFAIGEYGEAATVIVLFSLGEALEGYTMERTRDSIRSLTHLAPAAAVVLRPRLDCPDCRGRSLPDGSGLYTSGPCPWCDAREQNVPVEALAVGDRIIVKPGERIPMDGRVRSGHSAVNQAPLTGESLPVEKSPGDEVFAGAVNGNGLLEVEVTRLAADNTLSRLIYLVEEAQSQKTPTQRFVDKFARVYTPLVVIGAALVAVLPPLLFDQPFLDSPGGRGWLYRALTLLVIACPCALVIATPVAVVSAIASAARRGVLIKGGAFLEALGRVKVVAFDKTGTLTQGRPELVHIACADNCCAEARARDPLIACRHCDDMLAQAAAVERYSTHPLAQTIILAAQGRALPHLQARQVENLPGQGVRGRVNGQLVTVGSHALLHSNRNHAAEFCRRVAAAEANGHTTMLVHENDALCGYLAVSDPPRQTGRSAIAALKKIGVAHTVMLTGDNPTVAKAIGRQLGLDRVKAGLMPEDKVMVVRDLVNEYGNTVAMVGDGVNDAPALAAASVGVAMGAGGTAQALETADVALMADDLAQLPGAIALGRRAARTIRFNIWFALLIKAVFLVTALFGVATLWMAVFADVGASLLVTLNGMRLMQKDNNV; from the coding sequence ATGAACCAAAAACTTCAGTTACACCTCACTGGCCTGGACTGCGCCGACTGCGCCCTGAAATTGGAAAAGTCCGTGGCCAACCTGGACGGCGTTGTTTATTGCCGGGTCAACTTTGGCACGGCCAAAATGAAAGTTGAGGGGCAGGTTGACCGGGAAACAGTGGTCAAGCAAGTTCAAGCGTTGGGCTACGGCGTGGCCGCGCCGGAGGCCTTTTCCCGGCCTCGCTCCAAAAGCCGGCTCTGGTTCAACCTGCTGCACCGGCCGCGTAATATGCTCACCCTGGTTGGGGCCGTTTTTATTCTGCTGGCTTTTTTGGCGCAAGGCGTGAGCGGCGGCGGGGTGGTTTCGTTCGCCTTCTTTTTGGTGGGCGGGCTGTTTGGCCTTTATTTTCCGGCCAAAACAGGTTGGGCCGCCCTGCGCAGCGGCCAGGGATTGGATATGAACATATTAATGACCCTGGCCGCTATTGGCGCTTTTGCCATTGGCGAATACGGCGAGGCCGCCACCGTGATTGTGCTGTTCAGCCTGGGCGAAGCCCTGGAAGGCTACACCATGGAGCGCACCCGCGATAGTATCCGCAGCCTTACCCACCTGGCCCCCGCCGCGGCCGTCGTGCTGCGCCCGCGCCTGGACTGCCCGGATTGTCGAGGCCGCTCCCTGCCCGATGGCTCCGGCCTTTACACCAGCGGCCCCTGCCCCTGGTGCGACGCGCGCGAACAAAATGTTCCGGTTGAGGCGCTGGCCGTGGGCGACCGCATTATTGTTAAACCCGGCGAGCGCATCCCCATGGATGGCCGGGTGCGCAGCGGCCACTCCGCCGTAAACCAGGCCCCCCTCACCGGCGAAAGCCTCCCGGTAGAAAAAAGCCCCGGCGACGAGGTGTTTGCCGGCGCCGTCAACGGCAATGGCCTGCTGGAAGTTGAAGTCACCCGCCTGGCTGCGGACAACACCCTATCGCGGCTCATTTACCTGGTTGAAGAAGCGCAAAGCCAAAAAACGCCCACCCAACGTTTTGTGGATAAATTCGCCCGAGTCTATACCCCTCTGGTGGTCATCGGCGCGGCGCTGGTGGCCGTGCTGCCGCCTCTATTGTTTGACCAACCTTTTCTGGATTCGCCCGGTGGGCGGGGCTGGCTTTACCGCGCGCTCACTTTGCTGGTCATCGCCTGTCCCTGCGCTCTGGTGATTGCCACGCCGGTGGCCGTGGTCAGCGCCATTGCCTCGGCGGCGCGGCGCGGGGTATTGATCAAGGGTGGGGCGTTTTTGGAAGCCTTGGGCCGGGTAAAAGTGGTGGCCTTTGACAAAACCGGCACGCTGACCCAGGGCCGGCCGGAACTGGTCCACATTGCCTGTGCCGACAATTGCTGCGCTGAAGCCCGTGCGCGCGATCCGCTGATTGCCTGCCGCCACTGCGACGACATGCTGGCTCAGGCAGCGGCTGTGGAGCGTTACAGCACCCATCCCCTGGCCCAAACCATCATCCTGGCTGCTCAAGGCCGGGCCTTGCCCCACCTTCAGGCCCGGCAGGTTGAAAATTTGCCGGGACAAGGCGTGCGGGGTCGGGTGAACGGCCAACTGGTCACTGTGGGCAGTCACGCCCTGTTGCACTCCAACCGGAACCACGCCGCCGAATTCTGCCGGCGCGTTGCCGCAGCCGAGGCCAACGGCCACACCACCATGCTGGTCCACGAGAATGATGCCTTGTGCGGCTACCTGGCCGTGAGCGACCCGCCCCGCCAGACCGGCCGGTCCGCTATTGCCGCTCTGAAAAAAATAGGCGTGGCCCACACCGTCATGCTCACCGGTGACAATCCCACCGTGGCCAAAGCCATTGGCCGGCAATTGGGCCTGGACCGGGTAAAGGCCGGGCTAATGCCGGAGGACAAAGTGATGGTTGTGCGGGATTTGGTTAACGAATACGGCAATACCGTGGCCATGGTTGGCGACGGGGTCAATGATGCCCCAGCCCTGGCGGCGGCCAGTGTTGGCGTTGCCATGGGCGCGGGCGGTACGGCCCAAGCCCTGGAAACCGCCGACGTGGCCCTGATGGCCGACGACCTGGCCCAACTGCCCGGCGCAATTGCCCTGGGCCGGCGCGCCGCCCGCACCATTCGGTTCAACATCTGGTTTGCCCTGCTCATCAAGGCCGTTTTTTTAGTGACCGCTCTTTTTGGCGTGGCCACCCTATGGATGGCAGTTTTTGCCGACGTGGGTGCCTCCCTCCTGGTCACTTTGAACGGGATGCGTTTAATGCAAAAAGACAACAACGTCTGA
- a CDS encoding PD40 domain-containing protein gives MKHFKKVSQFGLSITLAGLLLLLLVTSLWAASFSLTRVTTASPSGRFSEYPSINSDGRKIAFDSTADFLGQGIPAGQYEIWLYDTATMTLTRVTTASPSGRFSRHPSINSDGSKIAFMSNADFLGQGIPQWQYEIWLYDMATMTVTRVTTASPSGRASRHPSINSDGSKIAFMSNADFLGQSIPDNQDEIWLYDTATMTVTRVTTGAVGRASQAPSINSAGSKIAFQSTADLLGQGIAGPDEIWLYDTATMTVTRVTTGAVDRYSEYPSINSDGSKIAFMSNADFLGQGIPQWQDEIWLYDTATITLTRVTTGAVGRESEYPSINSDGRKIAFVSDADFLGQSIPDNQDEIWLYDTATMTVTRVTTSGTGRDSDYPSINSDGRKIAFHSDADFLGQGIPDNQYEIWLAAGASSVKTYLPLILKNSSP, from the coding sequence ATGAAACATTTCAAAAAAGTAAGCCAATTTGGTCTGAGTATAACCCTGGCCGGCCTGCTGTTGCTGCTGCTGGTCACCAGCCTCTGGGCCGCAAGCTTTTCCTTGACCCGCGTCACCACCGCTTCGCCCAGTGGCCGGTTCAGCGAGTACCCCAGTATCAACAGTGATGGCCGCAAAATCGCCTTTGACAGTACTGCCGACTTCCTGGGCCAGGGCATTCCTGCGGGTCAATACGAAATCTGGCTGTACGACACGGCCACCATGACCCTCACCCGCGTCACCACCGCTTCGCCCAGTGGCCGGTTCAGCCGGCACCCCAGTATCAACAGCGATGGCAGCAAAATCGCCTTTATGAGTAACGCCGACTTCCTGGGCCAGGGCATTCCTCAGTGGCAATACGAAATCTGGCTGTACGACATGGCCACGATGACCGTCACCCGCGTCACCACCGCTTCGCCCAGTGGCCGGGCCAGCCGGCACCCCAGTATCAACAGCGATGGCAGCAAAATCGCCTTTATGAGTAACGCCGACTTCCTGGGCCAGAGCATTCCTGATAATCAAGACGAAATCTGGCTGTACGACACGGCCACGATGACCGTCACCCGCGTCACCACCGGCGCGGTGGGCCGGGCCAGCCAGGCCCCCAGTATCAACAGCGCCGGCAGCAAAATCGCCTTTCAAAGTACCGCTGACTTGCTGGGCCAGGGGATTGCTGGTCCAGACGAAATCTGGCTGTACGACACGGCCACGATGACCGTCACCCGCGTCACCACCGGCGCGGTGGACCGGTACAGCGAGTACCCCAGTATCAACAGCGATGGCAGCAAAATCGCCTTTATGAGTAACGCCGACTTCCTGGGCCAGGGCATTCCTCAGTGGCAAGACGAAATCTGGCTGTACGACACGGCCACCATAACCCTCACCCGCGTCACCACCGGCGCGGTGGGCCGGGAAAGCGAGTACCCCAGTATCAACAGTGATGGCCGCAAAATCGCCTTTGTCAGTGACGCCGACTTCCTGGGCCAGAGCATTCCTGATAATCAAGACGAAATCTGGCTGTACGACACGGCCACCATGACCGTCACTCGCGTCACCACGAGTGGTACTGGCCGGGACAGCGACTACCCCAGTATCAACAGTGATGGCCGCAAAATCGCCTTTCACAGTGATGCCGACTTCCTGGGCCAGGGCATTCCTGATAATCAATACGAAATCTGGCTGGCGGCCGGCGCGAGCAGCGTTAAGACCTACTTGCCCCTGATCCTCAAGAATTCGTCGCCGTAA
- a CDS encoding helix-turn-helix transcriptional regulator: MPQTPPAERCAKIIIDEEKVKQAQQRLLDGLSATRLAAIFKALADPTRVRIVSLLAHTELCVCDLAASLGMSQSAVSHQLSLMRELRVVKNRKEGRLVYYTLDDEHVRDLFRRGLEHIKHR, encoded by the coding sequence ATGCCCCAAACACCGCCGGCCGAGCGCTGCGCCAAAATTATTATTGACGAAGAAAAAGTAAAACAGGCCCAACAGCGCCTGCTGGACGGCCTGTCGGCCACCCGCCTGGCCGCTATTTTTAAGGCCTTGGCCGACCCAACCCGCGTGCGTATTGTTTCGCTCCTGGCCCATACCGAGCTGTGCGTGTGCGATCTGGCGGCCAGCCTGGGCATGTCGCAAAGCGCCGTTTCTCACCAACTCAGCCTGATGCGCGAGCTGCGCGTGGTCAAAAACCGCAAAGAAGGGCGGCTGGTGTATTACACCCTTGACGACGAGCACGTGCGTGACCTGTTCCGGCGTGGTTTAGAACATATCAAACATCGGTGA
- a CDS encoding acylphosphatase → MTDQNTKVTRAHVFVSGRVQGVNFRWHTQRKAQELGLTGWVRNLWDGRVEAIFEGDEKAVKNAVSWCYDGPPSARVDNVETAYETPGGEFQGFQITW, encoded by the coding sequence ATGACCGATCAAAACACAAAAGTGACCCGCGCCCACGTTTTTGTCTCTGGCCGGGTGCAGGGGGTCAATTTTCGTTGGCATACGCAGCGCAAAGCCCAGGAATTGGGACTGACCGGCTGGGTGCGTAACTTGTGGGATGGCCGGGTGGAGGCGATTTTTGAAGGGGATGAAAAAGCGGTTAAAAACGCCGTCAGTTGGTGCTACGACGGCCCGCCCTCGGCCCGGGTAGACAACGTGGAAACCGCCTACGAAACTCCCGGCGGCGAATTTCAGGGGTTTCAGATTACGTGGTAA
- a CDS encoding MGMT family protein — MTSPTLLKNAPTYERIYAVVCQIPAGRVATYGQVAAIVGGCTARMVGYAMAALPFGTDVPWQRVINRQGKISLRSSGHGSAHQRELLEAEGIIFDRQGRVDFNQVGWAGPDWEWLERHGFQPAPLLKDG; from the coding sequence ATGACGTCTCCAACTTTGTTAAAAAACGCCCCAACCTACGAGCGGATTTACGCCGTAGTTTGCCAAATTCCGGCCGGCCGGGTAGCCACTTACGGCCAGGTGGCGGCCATTGTGGGTGGCTGCACGGCGCGGATGGTTGGTTATGCGATGGCGGCCCTACCTTTTGGTACCGACGTGCCCTGGCAGCGAGTCATTAATCGCCAGGGTAAAATCAGCCTGCGCAGCAGCGGGCATGGCAGCGCGCATCAACGGGAGTTATTGGAAGCGGAAGGGATTATTTTTGACCGGCAGGGCCGGGTTGATTTTAACCAGGTTGGCTGGGCCGGGCCGGATTGGGAGTGGCTGGAGCGGCATGGGTTTCAGCCGGCCCCGCTGTTGAAGGATGGCTGA